The following coding sequences lie in one Flavobacterium sediminis genomic window:
- a CDS encoding efflux RND transporter permease subunit yields MLNKIIKYFLENRLVTVLILMVLILWGISTAPFNWKIPFLPSDSVAVDAIPDIGENQQIVFTQWQGRSPQDIEDQISYPLTTYLLGIPGVKSIRSNSIFGFSSIYIIFDDDIEFYWSRSRILEKLNSLPNSLLPENVKPSLGPDATALGQVYWYTVEGRDKDGNPTGGWDLQEIRTAQDFYIKYGLNAVQGVSEVASIGGFVKEYQIDVNPDALKAYNISLMQVMTAVQKSNKDVGAKTIEINQAEYLVRGLGYVKKVEDIELAVVAVKDNVPIRIKDIGVVALGPETRRGILDKGGAEAVGGVVIARYGSNPLEVINGVKSKINEIAPGLPKKTLANGVVSQLTIVPFYDRTELIQETIGTLEMALSHEVLISIIVVLLLVLNLRASLIISSLLPVGVLMTFIVMRYAGVDANVVALSGIAIAIGVMVDVGVVFVENIIRHLEMPENHGAKGKKLMQVIYEATTEVVSAITTALATTVVSFIPVFAMESAEGKLFRPLAFTKTFALLGAFVLGLIILPSLAHYIFGIDYDKKRVKRFWAYVFISGGILLSIYFKIWLPLALTLMGLYDLLNHKIPQKYQPYTKHFNLIVVLFIVSFFLTEEWMPLGPQISVIGNYLFVIILLGIILGVLLYIVSSYEKVLRWCLENKGKFMLLPMITLFFGVLVWIGFDSTFGFVANGFDKLGWNIRSSKIWSVPSHTFPGIGSEFMPTLNEGSYLLMPTSMPHAGVEQNRKVVGQLDMILNHIPEVDMAVGKLGRVESALDPAPISMYENVINYKPEYILDANGHRMRFKTDNKGRYITKSGDTLSHDEALKQAITVKNLIHDEDGSFYRNWRDIIQSPDDIWNEIVKASKIPGVTSAPKLQPIETRLVMLQTGMRAPMGIKVFGPDLKTIEEFGLELEAIIKEVPSVKSEAVFADRIVGKPYLHLNIDREKIARFGLNIEDVQQTIETAIGGMKISSTVEGRERYPIRVRYPRELRDSPEALGKILIATPTGAQIPLGQLVQFEYKKGPQAIKSEDTFLVGFVLFDKNDGYAEVDVVNDAQKAIQAKIDSGELVVPQGVNYKFSGSYENQIRAMKRLSIVIPICLIVIFLLLYFQFKTVIASSIHFSGVFVAFAGGFIMLWLYGQDWFMNFAIADVNMRDLFQMHSINLSVAVWVGFIALFGIATDDGVIMGSYIHQVFEEKDPQTVSEVRDAVVEAGKMRVRPAVMTTATTIIALLPVLTSTGKGSDIMIPMAIPTFGGMTIQIMTMFVVPVLQAFWRETVIKNKEKRNA; encoded by the coding sequence ATGTTAAATAAAATAATTAAATATTTCCTTGAAAATAGATTAGTAACTGTTCTTATTCTGATGGTTCTAATTTTATGGGGTATTTCCACAGCTCCGTTTAACTGGAAAATACCTTTCCTTCCTTCTGATTCAGTTGCGGTTGATGCTATTCCAGATATTGGTGAAAATCAACAAATTGTTTTTACACAATGGCAAGGTAGATCACCACAGGATATTGAAGACCAAATCTCTTATCCTTTGACTACTTATTTATTAGGTATTCCAGGTGTAAAATCCATTAGAAGTAATTCTATTTTTGGTTTTTCAAGTATTTATATAATCTTCGATGATGATATTGAATTCTACTGGTCTAGATCCAGAATACTTGAAAAATTAAATTCATTACCTAATAGTTTATTACCTGAAAATGTAAAACCATCACTTGGACCAGATGCAACAGCATTAGGGCAAGTGTATTGGTACACAGTTGAAGGAAGAGATAAAGATGGAAATCCAACAGGTGGATGGGATTTACAAGAAATTAGAACAGCACAAGATTTCTATATTAAATATGGATTAAATGCTGTGCAAGGAGTTTCAGAAGTAGCATCTATCGGAGGTTTTGTAAAAGAGTACCAAATAGACGTTAATCCTGATGCATTAAAAGCTTACAATATTAGTTTGATGCAAGTAATGACTGCGGTACAAAAATCAAATAAAGATGTTGGAGCTAAAACAATTGAAATCAACCAAGCCGAATATTTGGTTAGAGGTCTTGGATATGTAAAAAAAGTAGAAGATATTGAATTGGCAGTTGTTGCTGTAAAAGATAATGTGCCAATACGTATAAAAGATATTGGTGTAGTTGCATTAGGTCCAGAAACAAGAAGAGGAATTCTAGATAAAGGAGGTGCTGAAGCCGTAGGTGGTGTTGTTATTGCACGATATGGCTCTAATCCATTAGAAGTAATTAATGGTGTAAAATCTAAAATCAATGAAATTGCACCAGGTTTACCTAAAAAAACATTAGCTAATGGTGTTGTAAGCCAATTAACAATTGTTCCTTTTTATGATCGAACAGAATTAATTCAGGAAACAATTGGAACCTTAGAAATGGCTCTTTCGCATGAAGTATTAATAAGTATTATTGTAGTTTTACTTTTAGTTTTAAATTTAAGAGCTTCTTTAATCATTTCCAGCTTATTACCCGTTGGAGTATTAATGACTTTCATTGTAATGCGTTATGCTGGTGTAGATGCTAACGTAGTGGCTTTATCAGGAATTGCTATTGCAATTGGAGTAATGGTAGATGTAGGCGTCGTGTTTGTCGAAAATATTATTCGACATCTCGAAATGCCAGAAAACCATGGCGCAAAAGGCAAAAAATTAATGCAGGTAATTTATGAAGCAACTACTGAAGTTGTTTCAGCTATTACAACTGCCTTAGCAACTACGGTTGTAAGTTTTATTCCTGTATTTGCTATGGAATCTGCCGAAGGAAAATTATTTAGACCTTTAGCATTTACTAAAACATTTGCTTTATTAGGTGCTTTTGTTTTAGGATTAATTATTCTTCCATCTTTAGCTCATTATATTTTTGGGATTGACTACGACAAAAAAAGAGTAAAACGTTTTTGGGCGTATGTATTTATTTCTGGAGGTATATTATTGAGTATTTATTTTAAAATTTGGCTTCCTTTAGCTTTAACATTAATGGGATTATATGATCTCTTAAATCACAAAATACCTCAAAAATATCAACCCTATACAAAACATTTCAATTTAATTGTAGTTTTATTTATTGTATCCTTTTTCCTTACCGAAGAATGGATGCCTTTAGGTCCTCAGATAAGTGTAATTGGTAATTACCTATTTGTAATCATTTTGTTAGGAATAATATTAGGTGTTCTTTTGTATATCGTAAGTTCCTATGAAAAAGTACTGCGTTGGTGTTTAGAAAATAAAGGAAAATTTATGTTATTACCAATGATAACATTGTTTTTTGGAGTTTTAGTTTGGATAGGATTCGACAGTACTTTTGGCTTTGTTGCCAATGGATTCGACAAATTAGGTTGGAATATTAGATCCTCTAAAATTTGGTCAGTACCATCACATACATTTCCTGGAATTGGTTCCGAATTCATGCCAACACTTAATGAAGGAAGCTATCTTTTAATGCCAACATCTATGCCTCATGCTGGTGTAGAACAAAACAGAAAAGTAGTTGGACAACTCGATATGATTCTAAACCACATTCCCGAAGTTGATATGGCAGTTGGGAAATTAGGACGTGTAGAAAGTGCTTTAGACCCTGCTCCAATTTCAATGTATGAAAACGTTATCAATTATAAGCCAGAATATATTTTGGATGCTAACGGACATCGAATGCGGTTTAAAACCGATAATAAAGGTCGTTACATTACAAAATCTGGTGATACACTTTCACATGATGAAGCACTAAAACAGGCAATTACTGTAAAAAATTTAATACATGACGAAGATGGTTCTTTCTATAGAAATTGGCGCGATATAATTCAATCACCCGATGATATCTGGAATGAAATTGTAAAAGCTTCTAAAATACCAGGTGTTACATCTGCTCCCAAATTACAACCTATCGAAACACGTTTGGTTATGCTTCAAACAGGAATGAGAGCACCTATGGGAATAAAAGTTTTTGGACCCGATTTAAAAACTATTGAAGAATTTGGATTAGAATTAGAAGCCATTATTAAAGAAGTTCCTTCTGTAAAAAGCGAAGCTGTTTTTGCCGATAGAATCGTAGGAAAACCTTATTTACATTTAAATATTGATAGAGAAAAAATTGCTCGATTTGGCTTAAATATAGAAGATGTTCAACAAACTATTGAAACAGCAATTGGAGGAATGAAAATTTCTTCAACTGTTGAAGGAAGAGAACGCTATCCTATAAGAGTTCGCTATCCTAGAGAATTAAGAGATAGCCCTGAAGCATTAGGAAAAATATTAATAGCTACTCCTACTGGCGCACAGATTCCGTTAGGTCAATTAGTTCAGTTTGAATACAAAAAAGGACCTCAAGCCATTAAAAGTGAAGATACTTTTCTGGTTGGTTTTGTATTATTCGATAAAAATGATGGCTATGCCGAAGTTGATGTAGTAAATGATGCTCAAAAAGCAATTCAAGCTAAAATTGATTCAGGCGAATTGGTAGTGCCTCAAGGTGTAAATTATAAATTTTCAGGAAGTTATGAAAATCAAATAAGAGCAATGAAAAGACTTTCAATTGTAATTCCTATTTGTTTAATCGTTATCTTTTTGTTACTTTATTTTCAATTCAAGACTGTTATTGCATCGTCAATCCATTTCTCTGGAGTATTTGTTGCATTTGCAGGAGGATTTATTATGCTCTGGTTATATGGACAAGATTGGTTTATGAATTTTGCCATTGCAGATGTTAACATGCGGGATTTATTTCAAATGCATTCCATTAATTTAAGTGTGGCAGTCTGGGTAGGTTTCATAGCATTATTTGGAATTGCTACTGATGATGGTGTAATTATGGGTTCTTATATTCACCAAGTTTTTGAAGAAAAAGATCCGCAAACAGTGTCTGAAGTTCGTGATGCTGTAGTTGAAGCTGGTAAAATGAGAGTTAGACCTGCTGTGATGACAACGGCTACAACAATCATTGCCTTGCTACCAGTTTTAACCTCAACAGGAAAAGGCTCAGATATTATGATTCCAATGGCAATTCCAACCTTTGGAGGTATGACCATTCAAATTATGACCATGTTTGTAGTACCAGTATTACAAGCATTTTGGAGAGAAACAGTAATTAAAAATAAAGAAAAGAGAAATGCGTAA
- a CDS encoding DUF3347 domain-containing protein, with amino-acid sequence MKKVIGILAVALLSLTISCKDNKGEQKDEMHNEMSDNHTKYACPMKCEGDKTYDEAGSCPKCGMDLEAVEAHDHSEMNHEEGHDHGNSESTEREITQNNSKNTATSAILDAYFEIKNGLVADSKEKTANGGNSLLTAISKFDMSKLSGETHKEYMEIAESAKEHAEHIVKSPIDHQREHFEALSIDITDIVALLGTDKVVYQDFCPMANNNKGASWLSEVKEIKNPYFGSKMLKCGTIKKQIN; translated from the coding sequence ATGAAAAAAGTAATCGGAATTTTAGCAGTAGCTTTATTAAGCTTAACAATCTCTTGTAAAGACAACAAAGGAGAGCAAAAAGATGAAATGCATAATGAAATGAGCGATAATCATACAAAGTATGCTTGTCCAATGAAATGCGAAGGCGATAAAACCTATGATGAAGCAGGTTCATGTCCAAAATGTGGAATGGATTTAGAAGCAGTTGAAGCACATGATCATTCAGAGATGAATCATGAAGAAGGACATGACCATGGTAATAGCGAAAGTACAGAAAGAGAAATCACTCAAAACAATTCAAAAAACACTGCTACTTCAGCGATACTTGATGCTTATTTTGAAATCAAAAATGGTTTAGTAGCAGACAGTAAAGAGAAAACAGCAAATGGAGGAAATTCTCTTTTAACAGCTATTTCTAAATTTGATATGTCAAAATTATCAGGTGAAACACATAAAGAGTATATGGAAATTGCAGAAAGTGCAAAAGAACATGCAGAGCATATTGTAAAAAGTCCTATCGATCATCAAAGAGAGCACTTCGAAGCTTTAAGTATAGATATTACAGATATAGTAGCACTTCTTGGAACAGATAAAGTTGTGTATCAAGATTTTTGCCCAATGGCAAATAATAATAAAGGAGCATCTTGGTTAAGTGAAGTGAAAGAAATTAAAAACCCATATTTTGGTTCAAAAATGCTAAAATGTGGAACTATAAAAAAGCAAATTAACTAA
- a CDS encoding efflux RND transporter periplasmic adaptor subunit: protein MNIDKKTKILLAITLLVGLLLGALLFGGSSEEKDENKTDASSKAETWTCSMHPQIRQPEPGDCPICGMDLIPLEAGDEDIDPDAISMSESAMIIAGISTYKVGNTDGVKEISLNGKVEVNERTVYSQSSHIPGRIEKIQVSFVGEYVKKGQVVAYVYSPELASTQQELIEAYTVKDIQPELFESVKMKLKNWKVSDATINSIISSGKTQDRFPVYADVSGYIIKKNVELGDYLQKGQTLYDVADLSNVWVLFEIYESDMSWVKKGDKINYTVASFPGETFSGTIAFIDPFINPLTRIAKARVEVANSGLKFKPEMFATGTLKTKVVGNKATLSVPKSAVMWTGKRSIVYVKNETEKGITFKLREVTLGPLLGNDYIIEEGLKVGEEIVANGTFNVDAAAQLAGKPSMMNIEGGKVNTGHNHGDSPMPMNGDKKVVLKEDKTAISAEAKKSLQPLYKDYFEFKDALTKDDFNSAKKALLAFEKSFNKINMSVFKGESHKVWMNYQTELKKQTLHATHIKNIKELRMTFEPISNVMIAMTKAFNPLTESAYVQFCPMANSDKGANWLSKENKVVNPYFGASMIKCGEVKETIK, encoded by the coding sequence ATGAACATAGATAAAAAAACAAAAATCTTATTAGCAATAACCTTATTAGTTGGGCTACTATTAGGAGCTTTGTTATTTGGTGGAAGCTCTGAAGAAAAAGATGAAAATAAAACAGATGCTTCATCAAAAGCAGAAACATGGACCTGTTCTATGCATCCACAAATTAGACAGCCAGAACCAGGTGATTGTCCTATATGTGGAATGGATTTAATCCCTTTGGAAGCAGGAGATGAAGATATAGATCCTGATGCAATTAGCATGTCGGAATCGGCCATGATTATTGCTGGAATCTCTACTTACAAAGTAGGAAATACCGATGGTGTTAAAGAAATTTCACTTAATGGAAAAGTTGAAGTTAATGAAAGAACCGTTTATAGCCAATCATCACATATACCAGGTCGAATCGAAAAAATTCAAGTTTCGTTTGTGGGCGAATATGTAAAAAAAGGTCAAGTGGTTGCTTATGTGTATTCTCCTGAATTAGCCAGCACACAACAAGAATTAATTGAAGCATATACTGTAAAAGACATTCAACCTGAATTATTTGAATCGGTAAAAATGAAATTGAAAAATTGGAAAGTTTCAGATGCTACTATTAACAGTATTATTTCTTCAGGTAAAACCCAAGATAGATTTCCTGTTTATGCCGATGTATCGGGATATATTATCAAGAAAAATGTTGAGTTAGGCGATTATCTTCAAAAAGGACAAACCTTATATGATGTTGCAGATTTATCAAACGTATGGGTTCTTTTTGAAATTTACGAATCAGATATGAGTTGGGTTAAAAAAGGAGATAAAATCAACTATACAGTGGCATCTTTTCCAGGAGAAACATTTTCAGGAACAATTGCATTTATTGACCCATTTATAAACCCACTGACACGAATTGCAAAAGCAAGAGTTGAAGTAGCTAATTCTGGATTAAAATTCAAACCAGAAATGTTTGCAACGGGTACTTTAAAAACTAAAGTAGTTGGCAATAAAGCGACATTAAGTGTTCCTAAATCAGCTGTAATGTGGACTGGAAAACGCTCAATTGTATATGTAAAAAATGAAACAGAAAAAGGAATAACATTCAAATTACGCGAAGTTACCTTAGGACCATTATTAGGAAATGACTACATAATTGAAGAAGGTTTAAAAGTTGGTGAAGAAATAGTAGCAAATGGTACTTTTAATGTTGACGCTGCTGCACAATTAGCAGGAAAACCAAGCATGATGAATATTGAAGGTGGCAAAGTAAATACAGGACACAATCATGGAGATTCACCAATGCCTATGAATGGTGACAAAAAAGTAGTGCTAAAAGAAGATAAAACAGCAATTAGTGCAGAAGCCAAAAAGAGCTTACAACCATTATATAAAGATTATTTTGAATTTAAAGATGCCTTAACAAAAGACGATTTTAATTCAGCTAAAAAAGCTTTGTTAGCATTTGAAAAATCTTTTAATAAAATAAACATGAGCGTATTTAAAGGAGAATCTCATAAAGTATGGATGAATTATCAAACAGAGCTGAAAAAACAGACACTTCATGCTACACATATTAAAAACATTAAAGAATTAAGAATGACTTTTGAACCAATATCAAATGTTATGATAGCAATGACAAAAGCTTTTAATCCTTTAACTGAGAGTGCATACGTTCAGTTTTGTCCTATGGCTAATAGTGATAAAGGTGCAAATTGGTTAAGTAAAGAGAATAAAGTAGTTAATCCATATTTTGGAGCTTCAATGATAAAATGTGGAGAAGTAAAAGAAACAATTAAATAA
- a CDS encoding heme-binding domain-containing protein encodes MKISKIILLILLIVFVGIQFIPTKRNQSESVPNTDFMIVNNVPNNIKATLQTSCYDCHSNNTSYPWYNTVQPVAWFLENHIEEGKAELNFSEWDNYSNRRKKSKLKSIVSQIKDNKMPLSSYTFIHKNTIISNNQKKEIIAWINEIDTN; translated from the coding sequence ATGAAAATTTCTAAAATCATCTTACTGATTTTACTGATTGTGTTTGTGGGAATTCAATTTATTCCCACAAAACGCAATCAAAGTGAAAGTGTACCCAATACTGATTTTATGATAGTTAATAATGTGCCTAATAATATTAAAGCTACATTACAAACTTCTTGTTACGATTGCCACAGTAATAACACGTCCTATCCGTGGTACAATACAGTACAGCCTGTAGCTTGGTTTTTAGAAAATCATATCGAAGAAGGTAAAGCAGAATTAAACTTTAGTGAATGGGATAACTACTCAAACAGAAGAAAAAAAAGTAAATTAAAATCCATTGTTAGTCAAATTAAAGATAACAAGATGCCTTTAAGTTCGTATACATTTATTCATAAAAATACCATTATTTCAAATAATCAAAAAAAAGAAATTATAGCTTGGATTAATGAAATAGACACTAATTGA
- a CDS encoding TolC family protein, whose product MRKLIIIFILFFAYNAKGQSLNDYYTIAAENNPELKAKYKEFEAAMQKIPQVSSLPDPNLSMGYFISPVETRLGPQNVRLSLSQMFPWFGTLKAQKNAATLLAESKYQAFLNAKNQLFSQVAAVYYPLYELHGLKEIEQENIRILESYKSIANTKFQNAKGSLVDVLRVDIMIKDAQTNLEILNKKEPALTSWFNSILNRKYDEKIVVSKKIETIELPIEYRKDSIATNPILQELELKKQASEATIEAARKQGLPKLGIGLDYVFVGNGMNNFPDSGKDVIMPMVTVSLPIFRKKYDAAVTEAKLMQENYSFQKEAYENKLNGTYYKLVFELQKERDLLKLYEGQVITLSKSLSLLFAYYSNANKDFEEVLRMQQELLKYQKLQLSSISTFHVKLAELDYLTAKQF is encoded by the coding sequence ATGCGTAAACTAATAATTATATTCATTTTATTTTTTGCTTATAATGCTAAAGGACAATCTTTAAACGATTATTATACTATTGCTGCGGAAAATAATCCAGAATTAAAAGCAAAGTATAAAGAGTTTGAAGCAGCCATGCAAAAAATACCACAAGTTAGCTCTTTGCCCGATCCTAATCTTTCAATGGGGTATTTTATCTCACCCGTAGAAACAAGACTTGGACCGCAAAATGTTCGATTATCTCTTTCGCAAATGTTTCCTTGGTTTGGTACTTTAAAAGCACAAAAAAATGCAGCAACTTTACTTGCAGAAAGTAAATATCAAGCATTCTTAAATGCTAAAAACCAATTGTTTTCACAAGTAGCCGCTGTATATTATCCATTATATGAATTGCACGGTTTAAAAGAAATTGAACAAGAAAACATTAGAATTTTAGAATCATACAAAAGCATAGCCAATACAAAATTTCAAAATGCTAAAGGAAGTTTAGTAGATGTTCTACGTGTGGATATTATGATAAAAGATGCTCAAACTAATTTAGAAATTTTAAATAAAAAAGAACCCGCATTAACATCTTGGTTCAACAGTATTCTAAATAGAAAGTATGATGAAAAAATTGTTGTTTCTAAAAAAATAGAAACAATAGAATTACCCATAGAATATCGTAAAGATTCAATAGCTACTAACCCTATACTACAAGAACTTGAATTAAAAAAGCAAGCTTCGGAAGCTACAATTGAAGCAGCCAGAAAGCAAGGTTTGCCAAAATTAGGTATTGGTTTAGATTATGTTTTTGTAGGTAACGGAATGAATAATTTTCCAGATTCGGGTAAAGATGTTATCATGCCTATGGTTACAGTTAGTTTGCCCATTTTTAGAAAAAAATACGACGCAGCAGTTACCGAAGCAAAATTAATGCAGGAAAATTATTCTTTTCAAAAAGAAGCTTATGAAAACAAATTGAACGGAACCTATTACAAACTTGTTTTTGAATTGCAAAAAGAAAGAGATTTGTTAAAATTATATGAAGGACAAGTAATAACACTATCCAAAAGTTTAAGTCTATTATTTGCCTACTACAGTAATGCCAATAAAGATTTTGAAGAAGTATTACGTATGCAACAAGAGCTTTTAAAATATCAAAAATTGCAATTGTCAAGTATAAGTACTTTTCATGTAAAATTAGCAGAATTAGATTATTTAACCGCAAAACAATTTTAA